From Desulfatibacillum aliphaticivorans DSM 15576, the proteins below share one genomic window:
- a CDS encoding chloride channel protein has product MANKDGKFFGARLDPKGAYAMKWVARFVAIGVVAGLGSILFHFLCEAGMRYFLDALAGYRPPAAAGESHRMFEPGVKEPVRWILFLLPAAGGIFSGWLVYTFAPESEGHGTDAAIDAYHNKGGFIRGRVPIIKTLASAITLTTGGSGGREGPIAQIGAGFGSFLATKLKLSDRERRIMLAAGMGAGVGSIFRAPLAGALFAAEVLYRDPDIEGEVVLPAGLSAVVAYCIFCLTYGWGSLFKAPVNFVFRDPAELLPYTILALVVAAAGWVYVKSFYGVTGFFKRLALPNHFKPVIGGLCTGAIGFFFPQTLAFGYGYVQWAISGDPRATIGFLLILAFGKILTTSFSIGSGGSGGVFGPSVVIGGAIGGVVGMIFHQLGWVDQPGAFVIVGMAGFFTGVSNTPISTIIFVSEMTSSYHLLLPSLLVCTVSYLVSRKWTIYVMQPKNPIASAAHAGDFFVDILQTMKVKDLQDSIIQTPGIPEQMNFSAFKKFFAGTKQHYFPVLDEKKRLTGIFSSTDVRSVLFEKHIEPLVIMQDIAISDIITVSPEDDLNSVLKKFTIKNIDAIPVVDVNDPGILLGMLRRREVIAFYNQRVDEMKRTKSQD; this is encoded by the coding sequence ATGGCCAACAAGGACGGCAAATTCTTTGGGGCGCGCCTGGACCCCAAAGGCGCTTACGCCATGAAATGGGTGGCCCGGTTCGTGGCCATCGGCGTAGTGGCCGGACTGGGCTCTATCCTGTTTCATTTTTTATGCGAAGCGGGAATGCGATATTTTCTGGACGCCCTGGCGGGGTACCGGCCTCCGGCCGCCGCCGGGGAGTCCCACCGCATGTTCGAACCGGGCGTGAAAGAGCCGGTCCGTTGGATCCTCTTTCTCCTGCCGGCTGCGGGCGGTATATTCAGCGGCTGGCTGGTGTACACCTTCGCCCCGGAATCCGAAGGCCACGGCACGGACGCGGCCATTGACGCCTACCACAATAAAGGCGGCTTCATCCGCGGGCGGGTGCCCATCATCAAAACCCTGGCCTCGGCCATCACCCTCACAACGGGCGGCTCGGGAGGAAGGGAAGGCCCCATCGCCCAGATCGGCGCCGGGTTCGGCTCCTTCCTGGCCACCAAGCTCAAACTCTCGGACCGGGAGCGGCGCATCATGCTGGCGGCCGGCATGGGCGCGGGCGTAGGCAGCATCTTCCGGGCGCCATTGGCAGGCGCCTTGTTCGCCGCCGAAGTCCTGTACCGGGACCCGGACATCGAGGGCGAAGTGGTTCTGCCGGCCGGGCTTTCCGCCGTGGTGGCCTATTGCATCTTTTGCCTCACCTACGGCTGGGGCTCCTTGTTCAAAGCCCCTGTCAATTTTGTGTTTCGCGATCCCGCAGAGCTTTTGCCATACACCATTCTGGCCCTGGTGGTGGCGGCGGCGGGATGGGTTTACGTAAAATCCTTCTACGGCGTGACCGGCTTTTTCAAACGCCTGGCCCTGCCCAATCATTTCAAGCCGGTCATCGGCGGCTTGTGCACGGGCGCCATCGGCTTCTTTTTTCCCCAGACCCTGGCCTTCGGCTACGGTTACGTCCAATGGGCCATCTCGGGCGATCCCAGGGCGACCATCGGGTTTTTGCTGATCCTGGCTTTCGGAAAAATCCTGACGACCTCGTTCTCGATCGGCTCGGGAGGATCGGGCGGCGTGTTCGGCCCTTCGGTGGTCATCGGCGGCGCCATCGGCGGGGTGGTGGGCATGATCTTCCATCAACTGGGGTGGGTGGACCAGCCCGGCGCCTTTGTGATTGTGGGCATGGCCGGATTTTTCACCGGGGTTTCCAACACGCCCATATCCACCATTATTTTCGTTTCCGAAATGACAAGCTCCTACCACCTGCTGCTGCCAAGCCTTCTGGTCTGCACCGTGTCCTATCTGGTTTCGCGCAAGTGGACCATTTACGTCATGCAGCCCAAAAACCCCATTGCATCGGCCGCGCACGCCGGGGATTTTTTCGTGGACATCCTCCAGACCATGAAGGTCAAGGATTTGCAAGACTCCATCATTCAGACGCCGGGCATTCCGGAACAGATGAATTTTTCGGCTTTCAAGAAGTTTTTTGCAGGCACCAAACAGCATTATTTCCCGGTTTTGGACGAAAAAAAGCGCCTGACCGGCATATTCTCCAGCACGGACGTGCGCTCGGTTCTCTTTGAAAAGCATATAGAACCCCTTGTGATTATGCAGGATATCGCCATATCCGACATCATCACTGTTTCTCCCGAGGACGACCTCAATTCGGTCCTCAAAAAATTCACCATCAAGAACATCGACGCCATCCCCGTGGTGGACGTGAACGATCCCGGCATCCTCCTTGGCATGCTCCGCCGCCGGGAGGTCATCGCCTTCTACAACCAGCGCGTGGACGAAATGAAACGCACCAAATCGCAGGATTAG
- a CDS encoding aminotransferase class I/II-fold pyridoxal phosphate-dependent enzyme: MNPLATELNQDLEKNAPKVLSMLGSVGKNLFFPKGILSQSAEAKEKAHKFNATIGIATEEGRTMYIPSIMESVTGIPARSALRYAPSFGVLELRQAWQKLLFQKNPSLQGKAISLPIVSQAITHGISVFGDVWMDAGDVLVLPDKFWGNYNLILSVRRGVRLSHYTLFNDQGGFNLEAFEAKVKEEAAKNDKITVMLNFPNNPSGYTPTKEEAAAIARILTEVAEAGTFVLAVSDDAYFGLFYDDACAKESIFAQLADASENLIAVKLDGATKEDFVWGLRVGFITYGTKIPGDPAPVYNALERKTAGAVRGSISNASHLSQSIVLKAMESKSYDEERRQKRDILQARAVEVKRVLDDPKFADAWDVYPFNSGYFMCLKLKTVDAETLRVHLLDKYGVGLISLGPTDLRVAFSCLEEKDVQELFNIVLAGIKDLEKG, translated from the coding sequence ATGAATCCCCTGGCAACAGAACTAAACCAAGACCTGGAAAAAAACGCCCCCAAAGTGCTATCCATGCTCGGCTCCGTCGGCAAAAATCTTTTCTTCCCCAAGGGAATCCTTTCCCAAAGCGCGGAAGCCAAAGAAAAGGCCCATAAGTTCAATGCGACTATCGGCATTGCCACGGAAGAAGGCCGGACTATGTATATTCCCTCCATTATGGAGTCCGTCACCGGCATTCCTGCGCGCTCCGCCCTTAGGTACGCCCCTTCGTTCGGCGTCCTGGAACTGCGTCAGGCCTGGCAAAAGCTGCTTTTTCAAAAGAACCCCAGCCTGCAAGGCAAGGCCATCAGCCTGCCCATCGTATCCCAGGCCATCACTCACGGCATCAGCGTGTTCGGCGACGTGTGGATGGACGCAGGCGACGTGCTGGTTCTGCCCGACAAGTTCTGGGGCAACTACAACCTGATTCTTTCCGTGCGCCGCGGCGTGCGCCTGAGCCATTATACCCTGTTCAACGATCAGGGCGGGTTCAACCTGGAGGCCTTTGAGGCCAAGGTCAAGGAGGAAGCGGCCAAGAACGACAAGATTACGGTCATGCTCAACTTCCCCAACAACCCTTCGGGCTACACCCCGACAAAGGAGGAAGCCGCAGCCATCGCCAGGATTTTGACCGAAGTTGCGGAAGCCGGAACCTTTGTCCTGGCCGTCTCCGACGACGCCTACTTCGGCCTGTTCTATGACGACGCATGCGCCAAGGAATCCATTTTCGCCCAATTGGCCGACGCCAGCGAAAACCTCATCGCCGTTAAGCTGGACGGGGCCACCAAGGAAGACTTTGTCTGGGGCCTGCGCGTGGGATTCATCACCTACGGCACGAAGATCCCCGGAGACCCGGCGCCCGTATACAACGCTTTGGAGCGGAAAACCGCCGGCGCCGTGCGCGGCTCCATCTCCAACGCCTCGCACCTGTCCCAGTCCATTGTGCTCAAGGCCATGGAATCCAAGTCCTACGACGAAGAGCGCAGGCAAAAGAGGGACATCCTGCAGGCTCGCGCCGTGGAAGTCAAAAGGGTGTTGGATGATCCCAAGTTCGCCGACGCCTGGGACGTGTATCCATTCAACTCCGGCTACTTCATGTGCCTCAAGCTGAAAACCGTGGATGCGGAAACCCTGCGCGTGCACCTTCTGGACAAATACGGCGTAGGCCTGATTTCCCTTGGACCCACGGACTTGCGCGTGGCCTTCTCCTGTCTGGAGGAAAAAGACGTGCAGGAGCTGTTCAACATCGTGCTGGCGGGAATCAAGGATTTGGAAAAAGGATAA
- a CDS encoding sigma-54 interaction domain-containing protein gives MKTNDDIFFREAVSRICGSENIEKALQECFFFLKHYIPMNQVILNIFDNTTNMAEAVVRVSDDGILLDSIIIPYTRQVKKDMEAYTSRSKRMWMVRRLGDYEGTRHIAEKSGTADFPGVIMDLDLDGRIIGKLTIIHGKETQFSEEHLRLLEILNTPFAFALSHHLKQREIRRLKDIAADNQMYYQEELNQISGGFVIGADSGLKPVMEMVRRVAHQDSPVLLIGETGVGKEVIAKALHRISPRSDKPFIGVNCGAIPESLMDSELFGHEKGAFTGAAVRKRGRFERADGGSIFLDEVGELKKEAQVRLLRVLQEKEIERVGGTETLPMDIRVIAATHRNLEEMIRDKIFREDLYFRLKVFPIYIPPLRERILDIPALVSHFIQKKSVDMKLGIPPSIAPGQIDKLMEYHWPGNVRELENAVERALILYNGQQLQFDGLEASASAAPSSPQEAPAPASLSLDEAMARHITQALKSAQGKIHGPGGAAELLGINPMTLRHRLKKLGIPFGRAAKKEYAEEA, from the coding sequence ATGAAGACCAATGACGATATATTCTTCCGGGAAGCCGTATCCAGAATTTGCGGGTCCGAAAATATTGAAAAAGCCCTGCAGGAATGTTTCTTCTTTTTAAAACATTACATTCCCATGAATCAGGTGATCCTTAACATTTTCGACAACACCACCAACATGGCTGAAGCGGTGGTGAGGGTTTCGGACGACGGCATTCTATTGGATTCCATTATTATTCCTTACACCCGACAGGTGAAAAAGGACATGGAAGCCTACACGAGCCGCTCCAAAAGGATGTGGATGGTCCGGAGGCTGGGGGACTACGAAGGCACCAGGCACATTGCGGAAAAATCAGGCACGGCGGACTTTCCCGGCGTCATCATGGATCTGGACCTGGACGGGCGAATTATCGGCAAGCTGACCATCATCCATGGCAAGGAAACCCAGTTTTCTGAAGAGCATTTGCGGCTCCTGGAAATCCTTAACACTCCCTTCGCCTTTGCCTTGTCCCATCATCTTAAGCAGCGGGAAATCCGCAGGCTCAAGGACATCGCGGCGGACAACCAGATGTACTACCAGGAGGAATTGAACCAGATTTCAGGCGGATTCGTCATCGGCGCGGACTCCGGCCTCAAGCCGGTCATGGAAATGGTCCGCCGGGTGGCCCACCAGGACAGCCCGGTCCTTTTGATCGGAGAAACCGGGGTGGGCAAAGAGGTCATCGCCAAGGCCCTGCATAGGATTTCACCTCGGAGCGACAAGCCGTTTATCGGCGTCAACTGCGGCGCCATCCCCGAATCCCTCATGGACAGCGAGCTTTTCGGCCACGAAAAAGGCGCCTTCACCGGCGCCGCGGTCCGGAAAAGGGGCCGGTTCGAACGGGCGGACGGCGGCTCCATCTTCCTGGACGAAGTGGGGGAGCTGAAAAAGGAGGCCCAGGTGCGGCTGCTAAGGGTGCTCCAGGAAAAGGAAATCGAACGGGTGGGAGGTACGGAAACCCTGCCCATGGACATCCGGGTCATCGCCGCCACCCACCGCAACCTGGAGGAAATGATCCGGGACAAAATATTCCGGGAAGACCTCTATTTCCGCCTTAAGGTCTTCCCCATCTACATTCCGCCCCTAAGGGAAAGAATCCTGGACATCCCTGCCCTGGTCTCCCATTTCATCCAGAAAAAATCCGTGGACATGAAGCTGGGCATTCCCCCCTCCATCGCCCCCGGACAGATTGACAAACTCATGGAATACCACTGGCCGGGCAACGTCCGGGAGTTGGAAAACGCCGTGGAACGGGCCCTTATCCTGTACAACGGACAGCAGCTCCAGTTTGACGGATTGGAGGCCTCGGCCAGCGCCGCGCCCTCCAGCCCCCAGGAAGCCCCGGCGCCGGCCTCCCTGAGCCTGGACGAGGCCATGGCCCGGCATATCACCCAGGCTTTAAAAAGCGCCCAGGGCAAAATCCACGGCCCGGGCGGCGCCGCCGAACTTCTGGGGATCAACCCCATGACGCTCAGGCACCGCCTGAAAAAACTGGGCATTCCCTTCGGCCGAGCGGCCAAAAAGGAATATGCGGAAGAGGCTTGA
- a CDS encoding NAD-dependent epimerase/dehydratase family protein gives MGKTVAITGVNSYFASTLLPQLQADPEVEKIIGIDVTPWRGGFSKVEFHREDIRSQAIEDLFRDVDTVFHLAFVVSEIQDKKKTFDINIQGSKNVFQACVKNQVRKVVYTSSNTVYGAYKEIPLYVDEEQPVYRNKESYYNQSKVDVEAFALDFFMGHPDIVFTIIRAALLFGPHTNNMFTDVYKSKVTAMPLGSVAHIHYIHEDDLGEALHLAFTHDLPGIYNVGADDAVSSYWTFRKAGLKVVPLPLFMLKPIADAAFKLRMLPASSGWLVIASNTIFSSNAKFKNATGWKPKYTSRETFLSYLKANQKVKEEKFSQAWVGFLWKRNYLLKGAMGVLKNSIRATSVPGIRKVMPWMDVQKNSFTYLPVNATMEAANEVMLPQVVHDYIELADNLIIMNKCGCRSAQNCQHHTHEVGCLFMGDTTLEFPKGISRKATKEEAHAHVEKAISAGLVPMAGKVRVDNDIFLVKDRQKLLSVCFCCHCCCMMTYFKHIPPEQLDHVMTPVEGLTMTITDDCNGCGVCLDTCGFDAIKIENGKAVQTDACRGCGRCATYCPLGAVHLSLDNPNAVEDVKTRIARYVNVKSA, from the coding sequence ATGGGGAAAACCGTCGCCATTACAGGCGTGAACAGCTATTTTGCTTCCACGCTCCTGCCGCAACTGCAAGCCGACCCTGAAGTGGAAAAAATCATCGGAATCGACGTCACGCCCTGGAGGGGCGGGTTCAGCAAGGTGGAGTTCCACCGGGAGGATATCAGGAGCCAAGCCATCGAGGACCTGTTCAGGGATGTGGATACGGTCTTTCACCTGGCTTTTGTGGTGAGCGAAATCCAGGACAAAAAAAAGACCTTTGACATCAATATTCAGGGCTCCAAAAACGTGTTCCAGGCCTGCGTGAAGAATCAGGTTCGCAAAGTGGTGTACACCTCCAGCAACACGGTGTACGGAGCGTACAAGGAAATCCCGCTGTACGTGGACGAGGAGCAGCCGGTTTACCGCAACAAGGAGAGCTATTACAACCAAAGCAAGGTGGACGTGGAGGCCTTCGCCCTGGATTTTTTCATGGGCCATCCCGACATTGTGTTCACTATCATCCGGGCGGCGCTCCTGTTCGGGCCGCACACCAACAACATGTTTACCGACGTTTACAAAAGCAAGGTCACGGCCATGCCTCTGGGAAGCGTCGCCCACATCCATTACATTCACGAAGACGACCTGGGCGAGGCCCTGCATCTGGCCTTCACCCACGACTTGCCGGGGATTTATAACGTGGGCGCGGACGACGCCGTGTCCTCCTATTGGACCTTCAGAAAGGCCGGGCTGAAGGTCGTGCCCCTGCCTTTGTTCATGCTGAAGCCCATTGCCGACGCGGCATTCAAGCTGCGCATGCTGCCCGCCAGCTCCGGTTGGCTGGTGATCGCCAGCAACACCATATTTTCCAGCAATGCCAAATTTAAAAACGCCACGGGGTGGAAGCCCAAATACACCTCGCGGGAAACCTTTCTCAGCTATCTGAAAGCCAACCAAAAAGTGAAGGAGGAAAAATTCTCCCAGGCCTGGGTCGGCTTTTTATGGAAGCGCAATTACCTGCTGAAAGGCGCCATGGGGGTTTTGAAAAACTCCATCCGCGCAACCAGCGTTCCGGGCATACGCAAAGTCATGCCCTGGATGGACGTGCAGAAAAACAGCTTCACCTACCTTCCTGTCAACGCGACCATGGAAGCCGCAAACGAAGTCATGCTGCCCCAAGTGGTCCATGACTACATCGAACTGGCCGACAACCTGATCATCATGAATAAGTGCGGTTGCCGTTCCGCCCAGAACTGCCAGCATCACACCCACGAGGTCGGGTGCTTGTTCATGGGCGACACAACCCTGGAATTCCCCAAGGGAATCAGCCGGAAAGCCACTAAAGAGGAGGCCCACGCCCACGTGGAGAAAGCCATATCCGCCGGGCTGGTTCCCATGGCAGGCAAGGTGCGCGTGGACAACGACATCTTTTTGGTCAAGGACCGGCAAAAGCTGTTGAGCGTGTGCTTTTGCTGCCATTGCTGCTGCATGATGACCTATTTCAAGCATATCCCGCCCGAGCAGTTGGATCACGTCATGACGCCCGTGGAAGGCCTTACCATGACGATTACGGACGATTGCAATGGCTGCGGCGTTTGCCTGGACACCTGCGGATTCGACGCCATCAAAATAGAAAACGGCAAGGCCGTCCAAACGGACGCATGCCGCGGCTGCGGCCGCTGTGCGACCTATTGTCCCCTCGGCGCCGTGCACCTTTCCTTGGACAATCCCAACGCCGTGGAAGACGTCAAAACCCGGATCGCCCGTTACGTAAACGTCAAGTCCGCGTAA
- a CDS encoding 4Fe-4S binding protein → MEPYMFKHKKKGLGIHNWIKSKTAIKPGDQGISQAIVFFKAVIAGGRLTHYPVLGYLYEKAMFLRPSRKKFTSGVALNLNVDIAENSKNTAMPIELIKKAVSETAYIAIMHRCFCRSAQNCSDHPQDLGCIFIGEGSRAVVEKGIARKATVEEAMEHIDRAVKSGLVGQSLWIEAEQYLWGIKDEDMHRFLEICFCCPCCCTALKLAKNSRDDLRDRFRSIGWKAVVDENSDKNCGHCQVCTTACPLEAISNTNGRAEIREERCMGCGICAAQCPNDKIRLHAIKPPKGDLKDYFWQLDLDL, encoded by the coding sequence ATGGAACCCTATATGTTCAAACACAAGAAAAAAGGCCTTGGCATACACAACTGGATCAAGTCCAAAACCGCCATAAAGCCCGGAGACCAAGGCATTTCCCAGGCTATTGTCTTCTTCAAGGCCGTTATCGCCGGAGGCAGGCTGACCCATTATCCCGTCCTAGGCTACCTGTACGAAAAAGCGATGTTCCTGCGGCCCTCCCGCAAGAAATTCACCAGCGGCGTGGCCTTGAACCTGAACGTGGACATTGCGGAAAACTCCAAAAATACGGCCATGCCCATCGAGTTGATCAAAAAGGCCGTGTCCGAAACCGCCTACATCGCCATCATGCACCGGTGCTTTTGCCGTTCCGCTCAGAACTGCAGCGACCACCCCCAGGATCTTGGTTGCATCTTTATCGGGGAGGGCTCCAGGGCGGTGGTGGAAAAAGGCATCGCCCGGAAAGCCACGGTGGAGGAGGCCATGGAGCACATCGACCGGGCCGTTAAATCCGGCCTGGTGGGGCAATCCCTGTGGATCGAGGCCGAGCAATATCTTTGGGGGATCAAAGACGAAGACATGCACCGCTTTCTGGAGATCTGCTTTTGCTGCCCCTGCTGTTGCACCGCCCTCAAGCTGGCGAAAAACTCCCGGGACGACCTGCGGGACCGGTTCCGATCCATTGGCTGGAAAGCCGTGGTGGACGAAAACTCCGACAAAAATTGCGGCCATTGCCAAGTGTGCACAACCGCGTGCCCCCTGGAAGCCATCAGCAACACAAACGGCCGGGCGGAAATTAGGGAGGAGCGATGCATGGGGTGCGGCATTTGCGCGGCCCAATGCCCCAACGACAAAATCCGGCTGCACGCCATAAAGCCGCCCAAGGGGGATCTGAAGGATTACTTCTGGCAGCTTGACCTGGACCTTTAA
- a CDS encoding thiolase family protein — MREVAIVGAGMTPFGRHPEKGIKDLVRGAVELALEDAGVEPGILEAAYVGSAAPGLMTGQEQIKAQVTLSAMGIDSIPMYNVENACASSSSALNLAWTAVSAGIFDCVLAVGFEKLYDENRLKSYMALGTAMDIEMGQKYMEDFQEKLGLTDKVFSEEAGAKKSVFMDMYAFYTRRYMEQYGLTQEHFAKIAVKSHKNGALNPNAHYRKEVTLDQVMNSGDVSFPLTRMMCSPVSDGSAAVIVCSKEKAAQITNKPIWIEASVLGSGKLGYDMDDTLTRRVGLKAFKAAGITPQDVDVIEIHDATSPSEIIALIELGICPPHEAPKWIDEGYMELDGKMPVNTSGGLASKGHPIGATGLAQVYEVVNQLRGTAGERQAQNQPKIGMTQNGGGILGIDGAAMAFHILKS; from the coding sequence ATGAGAGAAGTCGCCATAGTCGGGGCCGGCATGACGCCGTTTGGCAGACACCCGGAAAAGGGCATCAAGGATCTGGTTCGGGGCGCCGTGGAACTGGCCCTGGAAGACGCGGGCGTGGAGCCCGGAATACTGGAAGCAGCTTATGTGGGATCGGCCGCCCCTGGCCTCATGACCGGCCAGGAGCAGATCAAGGCCCAGGTTACCTTAAGCGCCATGGGCATCGACTCCATCCCCATGTACAACGTGGAAAACGCCTGCGCCAGTTCGTCTTCGGCCCTGAATCTGGCCTGGACCGCCGTCAGCGCCGGAATTTTCGACTGCGTTCTGGCTGTGGGATTCGAAAAGCTCTACGACGAAAACCGGCTCAAGTCCTACATGGCATTGGGAACCGCCATGGACATTGAAATGGGCCAGAAATACATGGAGGATTTCCAGGAAAAGCTGGGCCTGACGGACAAGGTGTTTTCGGAGGAGGCGGGCGCGAAAAAAAGCGTCTTCATGGACATGTACGCCTTTTACACCCGGCGCTATATGGAGCAATACGGGCTGACCCAGGAGCATTTCGCCAAGATTGCCGTCAAGTCCCATAAGAACGGCGCACTCAATCCCAACGCCCATTACCGCAAGGAGGTCACCCTGGATCAGGTGATGAACTCCGGCGACGTTTCCTTTCCCCTGACCCGCATGATGTGCTCACCGGTATCCGACGGGTCGGCCGCTGTCATTGTTTGCAGCAAGGAAAAAGCCGCGCAAATAACCAACAAGCCCATTTGGATCGAGGCGTCCGTCCTTGGCAGCGGCAAGCTGGGATACGACATGGACGACACCCTGACCCGGCGGGTGGGTCTGAAAGCCTTTAAAGCGGCCGGCATCACGCCCCAGGACGTGGACGTGATCGAAATTCACGACGCCACCTCCCCTTCGGAAATCATTGCGCTTATCGAATTGGGCATCTGTCCGCCCCACGAAGCGCCCAAATGGATCGACGAGGGCTACATGGAACTGGACGGCAAAATGCCCGTCAACACTTCGGGCGGCCTGGCCTCGAAGGGCCATCCCATCGGCGCAACCGGCCTGGCCCAGGTATACGAGGTGGTCAATCAACTGCGGGGAACCGCCGGAGAACGCCAGGCGCAAAACCAACCAAAAATCGGAATGACCCAAAACGGCGGCGGAATCCTTGGGATAGACGGCGCCGCCATGGCTTTTCATATTTTAAAATCTTAA
- a CDS encoding phenylacetate--CoA ligase family protein — protein sequence MELGDLNREYWNMDIETKLNTPEIKELQLEKLKTALKWQYEHTPFNRKRFDKAGVKPEDIQSFEDYAQAIPVAGQADLREIIQEVGLDMDALMRELFGPSRMDDLYLITTTSGTTGIPTPYPNFHAGIREMKELFHRVAWRMGMRPGDRVGLCFGLSMHAAGTPQILWFQDFPGITIVPIGAEAGTEKILQFLKLFKANIFTGTPSLALHLIEKCPEVLGHPVKDLGIKLMMLGAEPGAGIPEVRQKLESEYGAKVYDGGGGYGCSCDYPIYQGMHWLADDLCYYELIDPKTGASVPMENGATGLMAATSLNPKGAVWFDMRFTLNDIHQVFTDPCPCGKTGFRYKIVGRADDMLKVKGVPVYPASIEGVIHSFPKELTGAFRIVLDEPPPRVVPPLKLKIEYTENVREEELPYLEEKVRAKMKSLLKVNPAIMWLQPNTLERAVKKTQVLEKTYE from the coding sequence ATGGAACTTGGAGATCTGAATCGCGAATACTGGAACATGGACATTGAAACCAAGCTGAACACGCCGGAAATCAAGGAATTGCAGCTTGAAAAGCTCAAAACGGCGCTCAAATGGCAGTACGAGCACACGCCGTTTAACCGGAAGCGCTTTGACAAGGCGGGCGTCAAGCCCGAGGACATCCAGTCCTTTGAGGATTACGCCCAGGCCATTCCCGTGGCGGGGCAGGCGGATCTGCGGGAAATAATCCAGGAAGTGGGGCTGGACATGGACGCGCTCATGCGCGAATTGTTCGGCCCGTCCCGCATGGACGATTTGTATTTAATCACCACCACCTCCGGCACCACGGGCATTCCCACGCCCTACCCTAATTTCCACGCGGGAATCAGGGAGATGAAGGAGCTTTTTCACAGGGTGGCATGGCGCATGGGCATGCGCCCCGGAGACCGGGTCGGCCTGTGTTTCGGCCTGTCCATGCACGCTGCAGGCACGCCCCAGATTTTATGGTTCCAGGATTTCCCCGGCATCACCATCGTACCCATCGGGGCCGAGGCCGGCACCGAGAAAATCCTCCAGTTCCTCAAGCTGTTCAAAGCCAACATCTTCACGGGGACTCCTTCCCTGGCCCTGCACCTGATCGAAAAATGCCCCGAGGTTCTGGGCCATCCGGTGAAGGATCTGGGCATCAAACTCATGATGCTGGGCGCCGAGCCCGGCGCAGGCATTCCTGAAGTCCGGCAAAAGCTGGAGTCGGAGTATGGCGCCAAAGTCTATGACGGCGGCGGCGGATACGGCTGCTCCTGCGACTATCCCATTTACCAGGGCATGCATTGGCTGGCCGATGATTTGTGCTACTACGAGTTGATCGATCCCAAAACAGGAGCGTCCGTACCCATGGAAAACGGCGCCACAGGCCTTATGGCGGCCACGTCCCTCAACCCCAAAGGCGCGGTGTGGTTTGACATGCGCTTCACCCTGAACGACATCCACCAGGTTTTCACCGATCCCTGCCCCTGCGGCAAAACGGGGTTCCGGTATAAAATCGTAGGCCGGGCCGACGACATGCTTAAGGTCAAGGGCGTGCCCGTGTATCCGGCTTCCATCGAAGGCGTCATCCACTCCTTCCCCAAAGAGTTGACCGGCGCCTTCCGCATTGTCCTGGATGAGCCGCCGCCCCGGGTGGTCCCGCCGCTTAAGCTGAAAATCGAGTATACGGAAAACGTGCGCGAGGAAGAACTGCCCTACCTGGAGGAAAAGGTCAGGGCCAAGATGAAATCCCTGCTTAAGGTCAATCCCGCCATCATGTGGCTGCAGCCCAACACCTTGGAAAGAGCGGTTAAGAAAACACAGGTTTTGGAAAAAACCTACGAATAG